One Candidatus Angelobacter sp. genomic region harbors:
- a CDS encoding ATP-dependent Clp protease ATP-binding subunit, translating to MSDEAMNNFTPRAQQVLALARKEADRFNHNFVGTEHLLLGLIKLGQGVAVNVLQKMGLDLETVRMEVEKQVGTGPDQKMIGNIPYTPRVKKVLALAQKEAKALNHTYVGTEHILLGLLREGDGVAARVLKNLDVDIEQTRQEILKELDPNFQASEEGAQSEGAEKAPSEKKGEVKTPALKAFGRDLTDIARKGEMDPVIGRKNEIERVIQILCRRTKNNPVLLGEAGVGKTAIVEGLAQEIARGNVPELLRDRRVITLDLALMVAGTKYRGQFEERIKAVMDEIRRAKNIILFIDELHTIVGAGSAEGTMDASNIIKPALSRGEMQCIGATTLNEYRKYIEKDAALERRFQAVKVEAPSIDEAVLILKGLRPKYEEHHKIDLTDRALDAAVRLSDRYITGRFLPDKAIDVMDEAGSRARIGAMTRPPDVKQLEVEIEDIKARKERAIKEQDFEGAAAMRDKEKQAKEKLESVLSAWKTTREEKRVTVDEDDILHVVAKWTGIPLKRMEQGEAQKLLAMEEELSRVVVGQHEAVTALCKALRRSRADLKDPKRPIGTFALLGPTGVGKTLLAKSLAENMFGDAKSLIQLDMSEYMEKFTVSRLV from the coding sequence ATGAGTGACGAAGCAATGAATAATTTCACGCCGCGGGCGCAGCAGGTGCTGGCGCTGGCGCGCAAGGAAGCCGATCGATTCAATCACAATTTTGTCGGCACTGAACACCTCCTGCTGGGTCTTATCAAACTGGGCCAGGGCGTCGCTGTCAACGTGCTCCAGAAAATGGGTCTTGATCTCGAAACCGTACGCATGGAAGTCGAGAAGCAGGTGGGTACGGGTCCGGACCAGAAGATGATCGGCAACATCCCTTACACGCCCCGGGTGAAGAAGGTGCTGGCGCTGGCGCAGAAGGAGGCCAAGGCGCTCAATCACACCTACGTCGGCACCGAGCACATCTTGCTGGGGTTGCTGAGGGAAGGCGATGGCGTGGCGGCGCGCGTGTTGAAGAACCTGGACGTGGACATCGAACAGACGAGGCAGGAAATTTTGAAGGAACTTGACCCGAATTTTCAGGCGTCCGAGGAAGGCGCACAAAGCGAAGGCGCCGAGAAAGCCCCATCGGAAAAGAAGGGCGAAGTGAAGACGCCGGCCCTCAAGGCGTTTGGCCGCGATCTGACGGACATTGCGCGCAAGGGTGAGATGGACCCGGTGATCGGACGGAAAAACGAGATCGAACGAGTCATCCAGATCCTCTGCCGCCGCACCAAAAACAACCCGGTGCTGCTCGGGGAAGCGGGCGTCGGCAAGACGGCCATCGTTGAGGGTCTGGCTCAGGAGATAGCCAGAGGCAACGTGCCGGAGCTGTTGCGTGACAGGCGCGTCATCACCCTGGACCTGGCATTGATGGTGGCCGGCACCAAGTACCGGGGCCAGTTCGAGGAGCGCATCAAGGCGGTGATGGACGAAATCCGCCGCGCCAAAAACATCATTTTATTCATCGACGAATTGCACACCATCGTTGGCGCGGGAAGCGCCGAGGGCACAATGGACGCGTCGAACATCATCAAGCCCGCGCTGAGCCGCGGCGAAATGCAGTGCATCGGCGCGACGACGCTGAACGAGTACCGCAAGTATATCGAGAAGGACGCGGCGCTCGAACGCCGTTTTCAGGCGGTCAAGGTCGAGGCGCCCTCGATCGATGAGGCCGTTCTGATCCTGAAGGGGCTCCGGCCGAAATATGAGGAGCACCACAAAATTGATCTTACGGACAGGGCTCTTGATGCGGCGGTCCGGTTGTCGGACCGTTACATCACCGGCCGCTTCCTGCCCGACAAGGCCATCGACGTCATGGACGAGGCCGGTTCGCGCGCCCGCATTGGGGCGATGACCCGACCACCTGACGTGAAGCAGCTTGAAGTGGAAATCGAAGACATAAAGGCGCGCAAGGAACGGGCGATCAAGGAGCAGGATTTCGAGGGTGCCGCTGCAATGCGCGACAAGGAAAAACAGGCCAAGGAGAAGCTGGAATCGGTTTTAAGCGCCTGGAAGACGACGCGTGAAGAGAAGCGCGTGACGGTGGACGAAGACGACATTCTGCACGTGGTCGCGAAGTGGACGGGCATCCCTCTGAAGCGCATGGAGCAGGGGGAAGCGCAGAAACTTCTGGCCATGGAAGAGGAACTTTCCCGAGTGGTCGTCGGCCAGCATGAAGCCGTGACCGCGCTATGCAAGGCTCTGCGGCGTTCGCGCGCGGACTTGAAGGACCCCAAGCGGCCCATCGGAACGTTCGCGCTGCTCGGCCCGACGGGCGTGGGCAAGACGCTGCTGGCAAAATCGCTCGCCGAGAATATGTTCGGCGATGCGAAATCGCTGATTCAACTCGACATGAGCGAATACATGGAGAAGTTCACCGTGTCGCGTCTGGTC